The Nitrospira sp. genome window below encodes:
- a CDS encoding phosphotransferase gives MSEILQQQLQDSIGTRERLAVRQCEILQVRYKPESSCMVSYRLDIEKETTGERVEQILCGRALPQGSSRSQWEKACQRALVQPRFGKPLLHVPEVEMVLWTFPNDRKIHTLPAMIQLTHNTSESLPQWLVAHVGEEWRVTDTNSRVMHYVGEHTCTVRTTLEVQHRTGDTHRRISIYGKTYYDNEGAHTDHVMRELWSSEARRSGRLCMAEPLWYDARLKTLWQLGIHGTTLERDAMEGSNSSLLFVEAGHAVAALHATSVSQLQAITVPNLVKKLAVVGSLLAQHQPFSRPILVPLLSRLTAQAAMIPIHPTATLHGDLHLKNLFLTDGTIALIDLDNVCQGPPGWDIGSFVAGLLTGTLANHGSSSRTVSHVQLFLDHYHRSVAWTIDTPTIAWFTAVALVAERSYRCITRLKDNQRGLLNGLLRLADEISKGQSLGVVTSENSDAIMRSVKP, from the coding sequence ATGAGCGAGATTCTGCAGCAGCAACTCCAGGACTCGATCGGTACCCGAGAGCGGCTCGCAGTCCGACAATGCGAGATCCTGCAAGTGCGCTACAAACCGGAATCCTCTTGTATGGTGAGTTACCGTCTCGACATCGAGAAGGAGACCACGGGTGAGCGTGTAGAACAGATTTTGTGTGGGCGGGCACTTCCACAAGGCTCCTCACGATCACAATGGGAAAAGGCCTGTCAACGAGCTCTCGTTCAGCCACGTTTTGGGAAACCGCTCCTCCATGTACCCGAAGTGGAGATGGTCTTGTGGACGTTTCCCAACGACCGCAAGATTCACACACTCCCGGCGATGATCCAGCTGACCCACAACACTTCCGAATCCTTGCCTCAGTGGCTCGTCGCACATGTAGGCGAAGAGTGGCGTGTCACCGACACAAACTCTCGCGTCATGCATTATGTCGGTGAGCACACCTGCACCGTTCGGACAACACTGGAGGTGCAGCACCGTACCGGAGACACCCACCGTCGCATATCCATCTACGGGAAGACCTACTACGACAACGAAGGTGCTCACACCGATCATGTGATGCGAGAACTTTGGAGCAGTGAAGCGAGGCGCAGCGGCCGGCTTTGCATGGCCGAACCCCTGTGGTATGACGCCCGACTCAAAACACTGTGGCAACTCGGCATACACGGCACCACGCTGGAGCGTGATGCCATGGAAGGCTCGAACTCTTCCCTGTTGTTCGTTGAAGCGGGTCATGCCGTCGCTGCACTCCATGCGACCTCCGTGTCCCAGCTTCAAGCGATCACCGTACCGAATCTCGTCAAGAAGCTTGCCGTCGTCGGTTCTCTGTTGGCGCAACATCAGCCATTCAGCCGCCCGATTCTTGTTCCTCTCCTCAGTCGGTTAACGGCTCAAGCGGCGATGATTCCAATTCACCCGACCGCGACCCTCCATGGCGATCTTCACCTCAAAAACCTTTTCCTGACCGACGGCACAATCGCATTAATCGATCTCGACAACGTGTGCCAAGGACCCCCAGGTTGGGATATCGGTAGTTTCGTCGCAGGACTTCTCACAGGCACCTTAGCAAACCATGGATCATCTTCTCGCACAGTCAGCCATGTGCAATTATTTCTCGACCACTACCATCGGTCTGTTGCGTGGACGATTGATACTCCGACCATTGCCTGGTTCACCGCCGTGGCGCTGGTGGCCGAGCGTTCATACCGATGCATAACCCGCCTGAAAGATAATCAAAGAGGACTCCTGAACGGTTTGCTGAGACTCGCTGATGAGATCTCCAAGGGTCAGTCGTTGGGCGTAGTGACCAGCGAAAACTCCGATGCGATCATGCGGAGCGTGAAGCCGTGA
- a CDS encoding alginate lyase family protein, with translation MFLAPSRTQPTPRIARRHIFASPFREFTAEDLFRHFHTRTSVHYFPVPDVVETARPKIDNILNNLFEFNNERHMFPSSPLWLTNLSSDQEWLILLHKFYYAVGLGIAYHETNDSQYAKKWVELTSSWIRTVPHDFLPSDVAGRRIQNWIFAHYYFVSTRQPPCVTPDFYGSFLDSIHSQVSYLRDHVSPARNHRTLELCAIFLAAVVFPEFIESTEWLRWSMDELLKNIQSDLQPDGVHCEQSTDYHHLVLKNYLWVKRLAVLNQIDMPVEFDVLVKNALEFSLYCHRPDGMIPALSDGDSRSFLDLLQSGYELYGGDDLLYVATGGTQGAPPAVRSKGFPHGGYYILRSGWGEAEEAYQDERQLIFDCGPLGAGNHGHLDLLSFEASAYGAPLIVDPGRYTYDESGPINWRILFRGTASHNTVLVDEQNQTRYLPGKRRYKIQGPEPEHELRTFVSTTGLDYLHGIAKSHEYPVVHERKVLFIGGEYWVIVDLLRAQESHRYDLRFHLTPAALGNVSLSLSDDTLSVHAPQLVLAQPLVPAAFPRIDEGFVSQSYGVKHLAPIVQFTQQASCTGFVTVVYPYKADAPAISVGMLNTNGDLQGLLDNTQATLHIVIAQNGRQYRDDVVFAPAESGLSEKGSSTKVSVSRTDQDDRLLFQYQA, from the coding sequence ATGTTTCTTGCTCCTAGTCGAACTCAGCCGACTCCGAGAATAGCGCGGCGACATATCTTCGCCTCGCCATTTCGTGAATTCACAGCGGAGGATCTGTTCCGGCATTTCCACACGCGTACGTCGGTCCACTATTTCCCGGTGCCCGACGTGGTAGAGACCGCACGTCCCAAGATCGACAATATCCTGAACAACCTATTCGAGTTCAACAACGAACGTCATATGTTTCCCTCGTCGCCCCTCTGGCTCACCAATCTCAGCAGCGATCAGGAATGGTTGATCCTGCTTCATAAGTTCTATTACGCCGTCGGACTTGGCATTGCCTATCATGAGACGAATGATTCGCAGTACGCCAAGAAATGGGTTGAGCTCACCAGTTCTTGGATTCGTACTGTTCCCCACGACTTCCTCCCGAGCGACGTCGCTGGGCGACGCATCCAGAATTGGATCTTTGCACATTATTATTTTGTGAGCACACGACAGCCTCCCTGCGTCACGCCGGACTTCTATGGTTCCTTCCTGGACTCGATTCATAGTCAGGTCTCGTACCTCCGAGACCACGTGAGCCCGGCTCGAAACCACCGAACTCTGGAACTCTGCGCGATTTTCTTGGCAGCCGTTGTGTTTCCTGAGTTTATTGAATCGACCGAATGGCTGAGATGGTCGATGGACGAACTGCTGAAGAACATTCAATCTGATCTCCAGCCCGATGGCGTCCATTGTGAACAATCCACGGACTACCACCACCTCGTCCTCAAGAACTACCTCTGGGTGAAGAGACTGGCAGTCCTCAATCAGATCGATATGCCTGTGGAGTTCGATGTACTCGTGAAGAACGCCTTGGAATTTTCACTCTACTGCCACAGGCCAGATGGCATGATCCCTGCCCTCAGCGACGGAGATAGTCGGTCCTTTCTCGATCTCTTGCAAAGTGGCTACGAGCTCTACGGCGGAGACGATTTGCTTTATGTGGCCACTGGTGGGACGCAAGGCGCGCCTCCGGCGGTCCGTTCAAAAGGATTTCCCCATGGCGGTTACTACATTTTGCGAAGCGGTTGGGGTGAGGCCGAAGAGGCCTATCAGGATGAGCGTCAGTTGATCTTTGATTGCGGCCCCCTAGGGGCAGGCAATCATGGGCACTTGGACCTGCTCAGTTTCGAAGCCTCGGCCTACGGCGCGCCTCTTATCGTCGATCCGGGTCGCTACACGTACGATGAATCGGGACCGATCAATTGGCGTATCCTCTTCCGAGGCACGGCTTCCCATAATACGGTGCTAGTGGACGAGCAGAATCAAACGCGATATCTCCCAGGGAAACGCCGATACAAGATTCAGGGGCCTGAGCCGGAACATGAATTGAGAACATTCGTGAGTACCACGGGGCTGGACTATCTGCACGGGATAGCGAAGAGCCACGAGTATCCGGTCGTTCATGAACGAAAGGTCCTGTTCATCGGTGGGGAGTATTGGGTCATTGTTGATCTCCTGAGAGCGCAAGAATCCCATCGATATGATCTCCGATTCCATCTCACACCTGCTGCACTAGGGAATGTTTCTCTTTCCCTCTCGGACGATACATTGTCCGTCCATGCTCCACAGCTTGTTTTGGCTCAGCCGCTTGTCCCCGCTGCGTTTCCACGAATCGACGAGGGTTTTGTCTCGCAATCATATGGGGTAAAACACCTGGCTCCGATCGTGCAGTTCACGCAACAGGCGTCGTGCACGGGTTTCGTAACCGTGGTGTATCCGTACAAGGCTGATGCGCCTGCGATCTCCGTGGGCATGTTGAACACCAACGGCGACCTCCAGGGACTGCTCGACAATACACAGGCAACGCTGCATATCGTCATCGCACAGAACGGACGGCAGTATCGCGATGACGTGGTATTCGCGCCTGCCGAATCGGGATTGTCTGAAAAGGGCTCATCAACGAAGGTGTCTGTATCAAGGACTGATCAGGACGACCGACTCCTATTTCAGTACCAGGCCTAA
- a CDS encoding response regulator, with translation MRILVVEDDERIVAFMKRGLEAEDFTVDVALGTSQALDLINSQGYDLLIIDIYLGPDDGLEFCETLRQHHTHLPIVIMTAKGTLETDRTSKAAGANAYLAKPFAFQDLIETIARLGPEREPHDSVLELRSHPPSTPKTN, from the coding sequence ATGCGCATCCTTGTTGTAGAAGATGATGAGCGAATCGTCGCGTTCATGAAACGCGGACTAGAAGCGGAGGACTTTACCGTCGATGTGGCTTTGGGAACGTCTCAGGCTCTTGATCTCATCAATTCACAAGGCTACGACCTGCTGATCATCGATATTTATCTCGGACCGGATGATGGTCTCGAGTTTTGTGAAACCCTGCGCCAGCACCACACGCATCTCCCGATCGTCATCATGACAGCGAAAGGAACATTGGAGACGGATAGGACGAGCAAAGCAGCAGGTGCGAATGCTTACTTGGCAAAACCCTTTGCGTTTCAGGATCTGATTGAGACCATTGCCCGTCTTGGCCCGGAGAGGGAGCCTCATGATTCTGTCCTAGAATTGCGATCACACCCACCATCCACCCCCAAAACGAACTAG
- a CDS encoding histidine phosphatase family protein, whose product MIIHPGPRPTLVYLVRHGESQFNLEKRMSGQLDPPLSSEGVDQSQALADRLRAVPLTGIYTSALRRTVETAEPTAAIHGLPIHPTTALNEMHLGVLEGRYRDARDPEAKVLWEERKRDKRHYRIPEGESFLDLAERVKESLKKILTAQRGGIILIVGHRNTNRVLFGMLMQRPEEEWPHLDLKRRYVYEIAVHDRPELALIHLTANRAGLRSVSITAS is encoded by the coding sequence GTGATTATTCATCCCGGACCTCGCCCAACTCTTGTGTATCTTGTTCGTCACGGGGAAAGCCAGTTCAATCTGGAAAAGCGAATGTCCGGCCAGCTCGATCCCCCGCTCTCCTCAGAGGGAGTTGATCAGAGCCAGGCCTTGGCGGATCGTCTTCGTGCGGTGCCCCTGACGGGAATCTATACCAGCGCCCTCAGACGAACGGTGGAGACCGCCGAGCCTACCGCTGCGATCCACGGCCTCCCCATTCACCCCACTACCGCACTGAATGAGATGCACTTGGGAGTTCTTGAAGGGCGCTACCGAGACGCACGCGATCCTGAGGCCAAGGTTCTCTGGGAGGAGCGCAAACGGGACAAGCGACACTATCGCATTCCCGAAGGAGAAAGCTTTCTCGATCTCGCGGAACGGGTGAAAGAGTCGCTGAAGAAGATCCTGACCGCGCAGCGTGGCGGCATAATTCTGATCGTCGGACATCGCAATACGAATCGAGTTCTGTTCGGCATGCTGATGCAACGTCCTGAAGAAGAATGGCCGCATTTAGATCTGAAAAGACGATACGTCTATGAAATTGCGGTTCACGACCGGCCGGAGCTAGCTCTTATTCATCTCACCGCAAATCGGGCTGGCTTAAGATCTGTAAGTATTACGGCATCATGA
- a CDS encoding glycosyltransferase: MTAQPTPKKIAYLVKIFPKVSETFILQEVLDLEALGLDLTIYALQRPTNAMVHGLARHVHASVTYLPETPLSVHHNPLLAHLRLFLSSPWRYLSTLRFWLQTPERPSFSKFLQAGSLARAMQDAQIDHLHAHFANAPTSIAELVYRLIGIPYSMTCHAKDLFLTTPSSLRRKIRHAAFVVTCTEHNRSYLQHLSEHGTPLHRLYHGLNLNRFDHLRASRRGLPTTSATIMSVGRFREKKGFLTLIRACHVLTKRGYRFHCCIVGYGPLQPQMETLIRELNLQDIIALVGKRPLEEVVGLYQAADIFALPCQVAQDGDRDGIPNVLMEAMACHLPVVTTAVSGIPELVRHDHNGILVPPEDPETLALVLGHLLENPALRQRLGKAGRETIVQQFASLHTSSRLKALLLEETSSDDSGLSNGETSEARGREHDNAESRASDSAAAPSIGYVVKGFPRRSEAFITNEITLLEQMGLRLHLFSAFQGETDARRAQAYTLPSTLTYLPEDHENTDSGFAFWLIANLPRYLPSHLQLFRTTPGRYLRTVGETITLSWRCRTGFFALPKKVFYKDFLRAGFIAASIVETNTIRHLHAHFCHGATTMAMFAGILTELPFSFTAHAKDIYLPNLNPGDLLRIKLSRAKFVVTCTEANQQHLEAICPQGAPIHAIYHGVNLARFSPMPHRQPSATPTILSVGRFVEKKGFPYLIEACRILKGQGVAFHCRIVGEPDEQTDLVQNLIREYELEKDISIEPGVSQEELRAIYQSASVFVLPCRIVDNGDRDGIPNVLAEAMASGLPVISTTVSGIPELIEHRLTGLLVAQRDAAALADAIGELLRDSRLRNGLAEAGRATIHRIFDSTTTTRQLFDLFQTEVFGSSTPHQEAYVSCS; encoded by the coding sequence GTGACGGCTCAGCCCACACCTAAAAAAATCGCCTACCTCGTCAAGATCTTTCCGAAGGTTTCGGAGACGTTCATTCTTCAAGAGGTTCTGGACCTTGAAGCATTGGGACTTGATCTCACGATCTACGCCTTGCAGCGCCCCACCAATGCTATGGTCCATGGTTTGGCGCGTCATGTCCATGCATCCGTGACCTATCTGCCCGAGACCCCTTTGAGCGTGCATCATAATCCCCTCCTGGCCCATCTCCGTCTTTTTCTTTCATCTCCATGGAGATATCTATCGACGTTGCGATTCTGGTTGCAGACTCCAGAAAGGCCCTCATTTTCTAAGTTCCTACAGGCCGGTTCTCTTGCTCGAGCAATGCAAGATGCCCAGATCGATCACCTCCACGCCCATTTCGCGAATGCCCCCACCAGTATTGCGGAGCTGGTCTATCGATTGATCGGAATCCCCTACAGCATGACGTGCCACGCGAAGGATCTATTCCTGACAACTCCTTCCAGCCTTCGGAGGAAAATACGTCATGCGGCATTTGTGGTGACCTGTACGGAACATAATCGATCGTATCTTCAACACCTGTCGGAACACGGCACTCCGCTCCATCGTCTCTATCATGGCCTCAATCTGAATCGATTCGACCATCTACGGGCGAGTCGCCGTGGGTTGCCGACCACGAGCGCCACCATCATGAGTGTCGGACGGTTTCGTGAAAAAAAAGGATTTCTCACCCTCATCCGAGCCTGTCACGTCTTGACCAAACGTGGGTACCGATTTCACTGCTGCATCGTGGGGTACGGTCCGCTTCAACCCCAGATGGAGACGTTGATACGAGAACTCAACCTCCAAGACATCATCGCATTGGTCGGCAAAAGACCGCTTGAAGAGGTCGTGGGGTTGTATCAAGCCGCAGACATATTTGCGTTGCCGTGCCAGGTCGCCCAGGACGGTGATCGCGATGGAATTCCGAATGTACTCATGGAGGCGATGGCTTGTCACTTGCCTGTCGTCACCACTGCTGTGTCCGGTATTCCTGAACTCGTCCGCCATGACCACAATGGCATCCTCGTCCCTCCGGAAGACCCCGAAACCTTGGCACTGGTCCTTGGCCACTTGCTTGAAAACCCTGCACTCCGGCAGCGTCTAGGGAAAGCCGGGCGCGAGACGATCGTTCAGCAATTCGCTTCTCTGCACACGAGTAGTCGCCTCAAGGCGCTCCTCCTGGAAGAAACCTCTTCGGATGACTCAGGACTCTCTAATGGTGAAACGTCTGAAGCCCGGGGTCGAGAGCACGACAACGCCGAGAGCAGAGCGTCGGACAGCGCGGCTGCTCCCAGCATCGGTTATGTTGTAAAAGGATTTCCGCGCCGGTCGGAAGCGTTCATTACCAATGAAATCACTCTCTTAGAACAGATGGGTCTCCGGCTCCATCTGTTTTCTGCCTTTCAGGGCGAGACAGATGCTAGAAGAGCTCAGGCCTATACTCTGCCATCAACCCTGACCTATCTTCCAGAAGATCATGAGAACACCGACAGCGGATTTGCCTTCTGGCTCATTGCCAATCTGCCCCGTTATCTTCCGAGCCACCTGCAACTGTTTCGCACGACTCCAGGTCGATATCTCCGTACTGTGGGTGAAACCATCACATTGAGTTGGCGATGCCGTACCGGATTCTTTGCGTTACCGAAAAAAGTGTTTTACAAAGACTTCTTGCGAGCCGGGTTCATCGCTGCCTCTATCGTCGAAACGAACACGATCCGCCATCTGCATGCGCACTTTTGTCATGGCGCGACGACCATGGCGATGTTCGCCGGCATCTTGACAGAACTCCCCTTCAGCTTCACTGCCCATGCCAAAGATATCTATTTACCGAATCTCAATCCCGGCGATCTCCTACGGATCAAGTTGAGTCGGGCCAAGTTTGTGGTGACCTGTACTGAAGCCAATCAACAGCACTTGGAAGCTATCTGTCCACAAGGAGCGCCCATCCATGCCATCTATCATGGAGTCAACCTCGCTCGATTTTCACCGATGCCCCATCGCCAACCTTCCGCAACCCCCACGATTCTTTCGGTCGGCCGCTTCGTGGAAAAGAAAGGGTTCCCCTATTTGATCGAAGCCTGTCGGATCCTCAAAGGGCAAGGGGTCGCGTTTCACTGTCGGATAGTCGGTGAACCGGACGAACAGACGGACCTGGTTCAGAACCTGATTCGTGAATATGAACTTGAGAAGGACATATCTATCGAGCCGGGAGTATCGCAAGAGGAACTTCGCGCCATCTATCAAAGCGCCAGCGTCTTCGTGTTGCCCTGCCGCATCGTTGACAATGGGGATCGAGACGGTATTCCCAACGTTTTAGCGGAGGCGATGGCTTCCGGCCTCCCGGTGATCTCAACGACAGTGTCCGGGATTCCAGAACTGATCGAGCATCGACTGACCGGTCTCCTTGTTGCTCAGCGCGACGCGGCAGCCCTCGCCGACGCCATCGGGGAATTGCTGCGTGACTCCCGGCTTCGCAATGGTTTAGCAGAAGCAGGACGCGCGACAATTCATCGGATCTTTGACTCGACCACCACGACGAGACAGTTGTTCGACCTCTTTCAGACGGAAGTCTTCGGATCCTCCACACCACATCAGGAGGCCTATGTTTCTTGCTCCTAG
- a CDS encoding glycosyltransferase, whose product MLIMLYSHDSYGLGHIRRSLEIAKHLSEHIPHASLVMLTGSMQAHTYPLPDRMEYIKLPALTKDADGQYCSRLLPHAIDITLKLREKIILESIRNLKPDILLVDKAPAGIRGELLPALNYLKAKSPSTRIVLGMRDIEDHPDHVHAEWAKSGIIPLLKNTYHAIFLYGSLSIYDPVKEYGLSPIIQNKLVSCGYVGRYQPSLSRERIREELQLQTDRLVVVTPGGGDDGYPLLTTYLRMLKDQFGSQAPTFDTFLVTGPMMNSDQRRRLQEAADAALALTVTEFTPRLYDYLAAADLVVSMGGYNTVVEILGANQRGIIIPRVRPRLEQSIRAERFAAKGLLDMIHPSQLTPASLFQAITHSLQHPRPPRPQELGIAMDGAANVTKAMKQLFTDLQRIQKSESPSILPAGIRVSQAQFIAESRV is encoded by the coding sequence ATGCTGATCATGCTCTATTCACACGACAGTTACGGGCTCGGCCACATTCGCCGCAGTCTCGAAATCGCGAAGCATCTGTCCGAACATATTCCTCACGCGTCACTGGTCATGCTGACCGGCTCGATGCAAGCCCATACCTACCCACTCCCCGATCGTATGGAATACATCAAGCTGCCGGCGCTCACGAAAGACGCAGATGGACAATATTGTTCACGACTGCTTCCACATGCCATCGATATCACCTTGAAGCTCCGCGAAAAAATCATTCTGGAAAGTATTCGGAATCTGAAACCCGACATTCTCTTGGTGGATAAAGCACCGGCCGGCATACGTGGCGAATTATTGCCCGCCCTAAACTATCTGAAAGCAAAGTCGCCCTCGACCAGAATCGTTTTGGGTATGCGCGATATCGAGGATCATCCCGACCATGTTCATGCCGAATGGGCGAAGTCCGGAATCATCCCGTTGCTGAAGAACACCTATCATGCGATTTTCCTGTATGGGTCGCTGTCGATCTATGATCCGGTCAAGGAATATGGATTGTCGCCGATCATCCAGAACAAACTCGTGTCCTGCGGCTATGTCGGCCGATATCAGCCCAGTCTTTCGCGGGAGCGGATTCGAGAAGAATTACAGCTACAGACTGATCGGTTGGTGGTCGTCACCCCAGGGGGAGGAGATGATGGGTATCCCTTGCTCACAACCTATCTCCGAATGTTGAAGGATCAGTTTGGCTCACAAGCTCCGACATTCGATACGTTTCTCGTAACCGGTCCCATGATGAACTCGGACCAGCGCCGTCGCCTCCAGGAAGCCGCCGATGCGGCGCTGGCTTTGACGGTCACTGAATTCACTCCGCGTCTCTACGACTATTTGGCCGCGGCTGATCTCGTCGTCTCGATGGGCGGCTATAACACTGTCGTCGAAATTCTGGGGGCAAACCAACGCGGGATCATTATCCCACGCGTTCGACCGAGGCTTGAACAAAGTATTCGAGCAGAGCGCTTTGCGGCAAAAGGTCTTCTCGACATGATTCACCCAAGTCAGTTGACTCCTGCCAGCCTCTTCCAAGCCATCACGCATTCGTTGCAGCATCCACGGCCACCTCGTCCCCAAGAGCTCGGGATCGCCATGGATGGTGCCGCGAATGTCACGAAAGCCATGAAGCAATTGTTCACGGACCTACAACGCATCCAGAAAAGCGAGAGTCCATCCATTCTTCCTGCGGGTATTCGGGTATCTCAAGCGCAGTTCATCGCAGAATCAAGAGTGTAA
- a CDS encoding response regulator transcription factor: protein MHILVIEDDERITRFIGRGLEAEGYRVDLAHDGQEGLQRGIEIDYDLIILDLMLPDTSGYEICRTFRRKHIHTPILVLTAKDGLKDKLSGFDHGADDYLTKPFAFEELLARIKALLRRRPTYEEAPAVLQVADLTLDRTSREVHRGTKTIALTRKEFELLEYLMAHPNKALSRTSILDQVWGYHHDTMTNTIDVYIGYLRKKIDGGSNTKLIQTVRDFGYKISDARPS, encoded by the coding sequence ATGCACATCCTGGTGATCGAAGATGACGAACGGATTACTCGCTTTATTGGACGCGGACTGGAGGCCGAGGGGTACCGCGTCGATCTCGCTCACGACGGTCAAGAGGGACTGCAACGAGGCATAGAGATCGATTACGACCTCATCATCCTCGACCTCATGCTGCCCGACACAAGCGGATACGAGATCTGCCGGACCTTTCGTCGGAAACACATTCATACCCCCATTTTGGTCCTGACCGCCAAAGACGGGCTGAAGGACAAGCTCAGCGGCTTTGACCATGGGGCCGATGACTATCTCACGAAACCGTTTGCATTTGAGGAACTTCTCGCTCGAATCAAAGCGCTGCTTCGACGGAGGCCCACGTATGAAGAGGCGCCGGCGGTGCTGCAGGTCGCTGATCTTACACTGGACCGAACCTCCCGCGAGGTCCACCGCGGGACCAAGACGATTGCATTAACCAGGAAGGAATTTGAGCTCTTGGAGTATTTGATGGCACACCCCAACAAAGCGTTGAGTCGCACGTCGATATTGGACCAGGTCTGGGGCTATCATCACGATACGATGACCAATACGATTGATGTCTACATCGGGTACCTGCGGAAGAAAATTGATGGTGGTTCGAACACGAAGCTGATTCAGACCGTACGGGACTTCGGATACAAAATTTCTGACGCTCGACCCTCGTAA